ATTGTCTTTGCAAACGAGCTTTTAGATGCAATGCCTGTGGATGTTTTTAGAGCTAAAAATAATACTCTAATACAGCAGGGTGTTATTGTTACAGGGGATACCTTTGAATTCTCTGATATGCCACAAAATGATGTCCGCTTTGAGTATGAATCAATTAGACTTCTAGATGACGGCATCACCTTTGATGATGGTTATACAAGTGAATTAAACACATGGATAAGACCATGGATTAGTTCTTTAGGTAAGTTTTTATCGCAGGGTATAGTTTTCTTATGCGATTATGGCTACCACAGAGCTCTGTATTATTCACAACAACGGTATATGGGTACTTTAGCATGTTACCATCAGCATCATGTTAACTTTGAACCATTTATAAATATTGGCAAGCAGGATATTACTGCACATGTCGATTTTACAACTGTCACTGAAGCAGCAGTTGAAGTAGGTTTTCAACTTGATGGCTATATGACGCAAGCAAACTTTCTCAAAAGAGCTGGTATTTCTCGAGTCTTTAGTGATATATCAAAACGTTTAAATACAAATCAGCAGTTGAAATACAGCAATGATATAAAAGACTTACTACTTAATCACAAGCTTGCTGAAGTCTTTAAAGTTATTGCTTTTTCAATGGATTTCGATTTTGTTTTAGATGCATTTGATAACCAAGACAATATTGATTATCTGTTATAAATATATTAACCTAAACCATAGAGAGTTTACTTTAGTAGTGGTAACTTGATCTACAAATAAGAAAAAAAATTTAAGTCTTTATAATAAATTTATAATTTTGGATGATTTTAAATTACTATTTCTGTAACAAGATAAATTGGCAGAAATTTGATCTTTCATTGGTTTTGTAAGTATCAAATAATAATCTCAACGCCTCAGGAGGTCTGTTTTGATGGACGTTTACTAAGCTTGGATGAAGTGCTTGTTGAGAGTTGATAATTTTAAAGCTTGGATTTTAATTGAGATAAAAGACTCTATAAACTAATTGTTTTAGCGAAAATATCTAGACTTATAGCAATCTTTGAGATTATTGAAGTTGTTAATAAAATTTTACAAGATTATAATTAAATACATATTAATAGTTAACAAGCTTGTTACTGGTTGATGTTGTCTATCTATTGGCTTATAATCGGGCAGTAAGTTTTAATTTCGTTAATATTCGATTAATTCGGAGGATAAAGGATGTCGGATTTTACTAAAGATATTGATGTTTTAGAGACCCAAGAATGGCTTGAGGCCTTTGAAGATGTCATTAAAAGAGAAGGTGTTGATAGAGCTAAGTTTTTGGTTGAACAATTGTTAAATAAAGGTTCTGAGCTTGGTGTTGAGAATGCTTATGCGACAGCTAAAATCAAAAAATATGTTAACTCTATAGATGTTTCTGAACAGCCTAGTTATCCTGGTGATATTGAGCTTGAGCAAAAGATTGAAGCTATAAATAGATGGAATTCAACTGTTATCGTAGCACATGCTAACAAAAAAGATGGTTCAATAGGTGGCCACATTGGTACTGGTGCTGGTGCTATGACTCTATATGAAGTTGGTTTTAACCACTTTTGGAAAGCTCCAAATGAAAATCATGCAGGTGATTTAATTTTTTACCAAGGACACCTTTCTCCAATAGTTTATGCGCGTTCATTCTTGGAGGGTAGAATAACTGCAGAACAATTAGAAAACTTTAGAAAACAAGCATTTAATGGACAAAATGCTGTGTCTTCTTATCCTCATCCTTATTTACAGCCTACTTATTGGCAGTTCCCTACAGTGTCTATGGGACTTGGTCCTCTGCAAGCCATTTATCAAGCTAGATTTATGAAGTATCTAGAGGCAAGAGGGCTAGCTAAAACTTCTGATCGTAGAGTTTGGGCTTTCTGTGGTGATGGTGAGATGGATGAGCCAGAGTCAATCGGTTCTATCACTAGAGCCGGTCGTGAAGGTTTAGATAATCTTATATTTGTAGTTAACTGTAACCTACAAAGGTTAGATGGGCTTGTAAATGGTAATGGTAATATTGTAGAAGAGCTTGCAGATGTGTTTATGGGTGCAGGCTGGAATGTTATCAAAGTACTGTGGAGTAGTGATTGGGATAAATTATTAAATGATCCAAAAGCAGGCAAAAAGTTACAAGAAAGATTAAGCTCATTAAATGATGGTCAGATGCATACTATTAAAGCACATGGTGGGGCAGAATGTAGATCGGTAGTCTTTAGCGGAGATGAAGACTTAGAAGCTCTAGCTAAAGATATGACAAATGAGGATCTTACTGCGCTGCGTCGTGGTGGTCATGATCCACTAAAAATTTATGCTGCATATAAAAAAGCTGTAGAAAATGCAAATGGCCGTCCAACTCTTATCTTACCTATGACTGTTAAAGGCTATGGCTTAGGTGAGTGGGGAGAGTCTAAAAATATCGCCCACAACGTTAAAAAGCTTGATACTGATGCACTTGAGCATATCAAAAATAGATTTGATGTGCCTGCAACTAAAGAAGATGTTGAAAACTACAGACTTATCACGTTAGATAAAAACTCTCCAGAGATGAAATATCTACACTCTAAGAGAAAAGAATTAGGTGGCTATATTCCTAAAAGATTAGAGAATAAACAACCTCTAGAAATCCCAAGTTACAAAGATTTTGCTAAGAGTCTGCTAGATGATAGTGGCGACAGAGAATTCTCAACCACTACCGCATTTGTGAGAATCTTATCGCATTTGGCAAAAGATAAGCAAATCGGTAAGCACATTGTACCAATCACAGTTGATGAGTCGCGTACTTTCGGTATGGAAGGATTATTTAGACAACTAGGTATCTATAATCCGCAAGGCCAGCAATATGTACCAGAAGATAAGCAGCAAGTGATGTTCTACAAAGAAGCTAAAGATGGCCAGATCTTGCAAGAAGGTATTAACGAGCAAGGCGGTTTTTGTTCTTGGATCGCAGCAGCTACTTCATATAGCGTGCATAAGGTGCCAATGATTCCTTTCATGATTTACTACTCGATGTTTGGTTTCCAAAGATTTGGTGATCTTGCATGGGCGGCTGGTGATTCTATGGCAAAAGGTTTTGTTATAGGTGGAACATCAGGGCGTACAACTCTAAATGGTGAAGGTCTGCAGCACGAGGATGGTCACAGCCATATCCAAGCTGGTCTTATACCTAACTGTATATCTTATGATCCTACGTATGCTTATGAATTAGCTGTAATTCTTGACAAAGGTATGAAGAGAATGTATGTTGATGGTGATCATGTATATTACTATATCACCGTAATGAATGAAAACTACTCTCATAGAGCAATGCCGGAAGATTGTCAAGAGGGTATTATCAAGGGCCTATATAAGTTAGAAGAAGAGAAAAATCCAGCAGCTAAACATGTGCAGTTATTAGGTTCAGGCTCTATCCTAAGAGAAGTTGAAGTTGCAGCTAAGATGTTAAAAGAAGAGTATGGTATTACTTCTAATATTTGGAGCATGACTTCAGCAAACGAGCTTTACAGAGAAGCTAAAGATGTGGCTAGAACTAATATGCTTCATCCAACTGCTGAGAAAAAAGAAAGCTATATTGAGAAGTGCTTTAAGAATGAACAAGGTCCTGTAGTTGCTTCTACTGACTATATCAAGTTGTATACCGATCAGCTAAGAGAGTTTATACCACATACATTTGTAAACCTAGGTACTGATGGTTTTGGTAGATCTGATACTCGTGCAGCGCTAAGAAGTTTCTTTGAGGTCGATAGATACCATGTCGTTGTTGCTTCATTATATGCGCTATGTCTAGATGGCAAAGTTGAAGCTAGCGAGGTTAAGGCTGCGATTGAGAAGTACAATATAGATCCAGAGCGTATGGCACCATTGTATAGCTAATTGGTAAGGAGATATTAATGTCTATAGAGATAGTTAAAGTCCCTGATATTGGGGATTATGATAACGTTGATGTAATCGAGGTTAATGTCGCTGAAGGTGATGTTATCGCTGAAGAAGATTCACTAATTACGTTAGAAACAGATAAGGCAAGTATGGAGGTTCCATCTCCAGTTGCAGGTAAAATCACTAAATTAACTGTAAAAGTTGGTGATAAAGTTTCACAAGGAACTGCAATAATGGAAGTTGAGGTTGAGGGCAGTAGTGATCAAGCTGCTGCTACGCAATCACAACCACAATCAACTAGCCAAGCTCCTGCAGCAGCTGCAGCGAGTCAAATTATCGATGTTGAAGTTCCAGATATTGGCGATTATGATAGTGTTGATGTGATTGAGGTATCTGTAAAAGTAGGTGATGAGGTAGCAGAAGAGGATTCACTAATCACACTA
This Francisella opportunistica DNA region includes the following protein-coding sequences:
- the aceE gene encoding pyruvate dehydrogenase (acetyl-transferring), homodimeric type, with protein sequence MSDFTKDIDVLETQEWLEAFEDVIKREGVDRAKFLVEQLLNKGSELGVENAYATAKIKKYVNSIDVSEQPSYPGDIELEQKIEAINRWNSTVIVAHANKKDGSIGGHIGTGAGAMTLYEVGFNHFWKAPNENHAGDLIFYQGHLSPIVYARSFLEGRITAEQLENFRKQAFNGQNAVSSYPHPYLQPTYWQFPTVSMGLGPLQAIYQARFMKYLEARGLAKTSDRRVWAFCGDGEMDEPESIGSITRAGREGLDNLIFVVNCNLQRLDGLVNGNGNIVEELADVFMGAGWNVIKVLWSSDWDKLLNDPKAGKKLQERLSSLNDGQMHTIKAHGGAECRSVVFSGDEDLEALAKDMTNEDLTALRRGGHDPLKIYAAYKKAVENANGRPTLILPMTVKGYGLGEWGESKNIAHNVKKLDTDALEHIKNRFDVPATKEDVENYRLITLDKNSPEMKYLHSKRKELGGYIPKRLENKQPLEIPSYKDFAKSLLDDSGDREFSTTTAFVRILSHLAKDKQIGKHIVPITVDESRTFGMEGLFRQLGIYNPQGQQYVPEDKQQVMFYKEAKDGQILQEGINEQGGFCSWIAAATSYSVHKVPMIPFMIYYSMFGFQRFGDLAWAAGDSMAKGFVIGGTSGRTTLNGEGLQHEDGHSHIQAGLIPNCISYDPTYAYELAVILDKGMKRMYVDGDHVYYYITVMNENYSHRAMPEDCQEGIIKGLYKLEEEKNPAAKHVQLLGSGSILREVEVAAKMLKEEYGITSNIWSMTSANELYREAKDVARTNMLHPTAEKKESYIEKCFKNEQGPVVASTDYIKLYTDQLREFIPHTFVNLGTDGFGRSDTRAALRSFFEVDRYHVVVASLYALCLDGKVEASEVKAAIEKYNIDPERMAPLYS
- a CDS encoding class I SAM-dependent methyltransferase, which encodes MSLKNIILERIKSSKQPLPFRDFMQMALYYPQLGYYSGVKEKISSQGDFVTATSQTSLFARTFARQFALILSELGDDCNIIEFGAGNGKFAADCIDELENLAVLPKHYIILELSNDLRSRQQQYIKKNLPHLYGRFVWLDKLPEQKIKAIVFANELLDAMPVDVFRAKNNTLIQQGVIVTGDTFEFSDMPQNDVRFEYESIRLLDDGITFDDGYTSELNTWIRPWISSLGKFLSQGIVFLCDYGYHRALYYSQQRYMGTLACYHQHHVNFEPFINIGKQDITAHVDFTTVTEAAVEVGFQLDGYMTQANFLKRAGISRVFSDISKRLNTNQQLKYSNDIKDLLLNHKLAEVFKVIAFSMDFDFVLDAFDNQDNIDYLL